Proteins encoded within one genomic window of Bombina bombina isolate aBomBom1 chromosome 1, aBomBom1.pri, whole genome shotgun sequence:
- the LOC128642993 gene encoding olfactory receptor 5V1-like, giving the protein MEYSNQTSVNRFILLSLSNVRRFQLFFFGLLLLLYIITLTVNVMLIALVKIDIRLQTPMFFFLSNLSFIDIFFSSTTVPKILENTLSHDRSISFLGCAIQMFFHLAFGSTECIILAVMAYDRYAAICRPLNYNTIMDQKFCNYLSAGSWILSFLNSALHAFFTFQLPFCKSNFVNHFFCEMPPLFLLSCSDTWFNEILIFVSSGIIALCAFLLTLLSYVNIIATILKIHTNEGKYKAFSTCTSHLTVVSLYYGTIIFMYMRPPSRYFLDRDRAVSFLYTVVTPMLNPIIYSIRNKDIKGSLKGKLKLKI; this is encoded by the coding sequence ATGGAATATTCAAACCAAACCTCTGTGAACAGATTTATTCTTCTCAGCCTCTCAAACGTTCGACGTTTTCAGTTATTTTTCTTTGGTCTGTTGCTGTTATTGTATATAATCACACTGACTGTAAATGTTATGCTCATTGCCTTAGTAAAAATTGACATACGGCTACAAACACCCATGTTCTTTTTTCTCAGCAACCTTTcctttatagatatatttttttcttcaaccACAGTACCTAAGATTCTAGAAAACACCTTATCCCACGACAGAAGCATTTCTTTCCTTGGATGTGCAATTCAGATGTTCTTTCATTTAGCCTTTGGTTCAACAGAGTGCATCATTTTGGCTGTCATGGCTTATGATAGGTATGCAGCTATTTGTAGACCTTTGAATTACAACACCATCATGGACCAAAAGTTCTGCAATTATTTGTCTGCTGGATCATGGATTCTAAGCTTTCTTAACTCTGCTCTCCACGCATTCTTTACCTTCCAACTTCCATTCTGCAAATCTAACTTTGTAAATCATTTCTTCTGTGAGATGcctcctctcttccttctctcatgCAGCGATACTTGGTTCAATGAAATACTAATATTTGTTTCGAGTGGGATAATAGCCCTATGTGCATTCTTGCTGACACTCCTGTCCTATGTAAATATCATTGCCACTATCCTGAAGATTCACACTAATGAAGGAAAGTACAAAGCATTCTCCACATGTACCTCCCATCTGACAGTAGTATCTCTTTACTATGGCACTATCATCTTCATGTATATGCGTCCCCCCTCTAGGTACTTTCTTGATCGGGACAGAGCAGTATCCTTTCTTTATACAGTTGTAACACCTATGCTGAATCCTATTATTTACAGTATTAGGAATAAAGATATCAAAGGTTCTCTGAAAGGAAAACTGAAATTGAAAATCTAA